The Williamwhitmania sp. DNA segment CAATCCGCGGTGGGCCTCAATGGTATCCTTCCCTGTAGAAGGACACATCATGGTCTTACCCGTGCGTAATGCCTCCATGGCCTTGTTGGAAGCATTCTTTAACGGTGGCATGCCGTGGTGGTATTTGAAGGCATCTTTGAGGTCAACCTCTTTGCCCGTTGGCCACATGGAAAGCACCTCGTGTCGTTGCTTGTAGAAGTAGTCGTTACTCCATCTCTTATTGCTTACATTCATGGGGTCTGGTTTAAGCTGAGGGTTGTTTATCCATGGTTTCCTGACGGATGTTTAGGTCGGTCATTAGGTGTTCAATGGCATCTTTGGGCAGAATGAACGGTTTGTGAACGCGGTCGAACCCCATCTGCTTAAATCGTTTCTCCGTGGTTTTCCAAGGCTCTTCTTGAATCACCAGCTGACCTCCAAGGCAGAGGTGAATTTTTCCGATGTTGGCCTGCTCACAACGCTGGCGGAATCCGTCAACCAAAATTTCAGCATGTCCCCCAAGAGAGGATACCAGAATGGCATCGGCCTTATGCTCAATGGCAGCTCGAATAAAATCGTCCTGGGAGTTGTGAATACCAAGAGAGTATACGGTAAATCCGGTACTTCTTAGTGCATGCTCCATTATGCGAATGCCAGTTACATGAACGTCTTCACCAATAACACCGGTTATTAGCGAGTATTCATTTATTTTTCGACTCATGGCAACAAGATATTATGGTTAGTAAAGGCTTGCGAACTTAGTAGGATCGCCGCAGTAGAAATCGAGGTAGCGAAGCATGGGATTACCGTTTTCGCCCACCTTTATCTTATAGTAGGCAATGGCATCCATGTCGGTGATGAGCATTCCCTCTGGCTTGGCATACTTCTTAATTTGAAGTTTGGCCGTGCATGTCAACTGCTCCGGATCAATGCTGTATTCCAGTGGTATGAAGTCTTCCACAATGCGTAGATGGCCCTTTACGAGAAAGTCAAGCCAGATTTTTTTAGACTCCAGCCGAAGGGGGTAATCCTGCCCCTTTAGCTGCATGTAGGCTACCGATACAAATTCGTCGGCATAGTATGCGTCCATGCGGTGCATGGTCTCCTCGTTTTGGCCGTAGCGGTTGTAGGCGTCGAAATACGACTCCATAAACGTGCACAGCTCTTGATATGTTGGTTTCATGGCTATTATGGTTTTGGTTTTAGGCCCCCGAAGATATATTCAGTATCTCTCCAGTTATTGCCGAAGCGCCTTCTGTAACTAGAAATGCAACTGTGGCTGCAATATTTTCAGGGGTTGCTAGCTGGTTGGTAAGCGATCCTTTGGTTAACTCTTTACGCATCTGCTCCACTGAGATTCCTGCCTTGGCAGCCATTCCAGGAAGCCGTTCATTGAGAATTCTGTCGGTTAAAATGAGCCCCGGTGCAATGGCGTTAACGGTAATACCCATAGGTCCTACCTCTTTTGCCAATGTTTGGGTGAATGCATTTAACGCGGCTTTGGTCATGTTGTACACTGCAGAGTTGGCAGGGGTGAGGCGGTAGGCTATGGAGGAGATATTGATTACTCTGCCCCAATGCTGCTGCTCCATCGCTGGAATAAGCCGTTGGCAGAGCAGAAATATACTATCTACGTTAACCTTGAATGTTGAAGCAATTGATTCAACTGGGGTTTGTAGTATGGGGCCCATTGGGCCAGATATTCCTGCGTTGTTTACAAGTATGTCGAGCCTGTCGTAGTGCTTCATGAAAAGGTCGCAGAAGCTGTTGACCT contains these protein-coding regions:
- a CDS encoding SDR family oxidoreductase, with translation MMEQVAIVTGSTKGIGKSIAIKLAEQGIKVVITGRNEELGDEVVRSIEQSGGKAQFFKVDLASNDEVNSFCDLFMKHYDRLDILVNNAGISGPMGPILQTPVESIASTFKVNVDSIFLLCQRLIPAMEQQHWGRVINISSIAYRLTPANSAVYNMTKAALNAFTQTLAKEVGPMGITVNAIAPGLILTDRILNERLPGMAAKAGISVEQMRKELTKGSLTNQLATPENIAATVAFLVTEGASAITGEILNISSGA
- the glmS gene encoding methylaspartate mutase subunit S; the encoded protein is MSRKINEYSLITGVIGEDVHVTGIRIMEHALRSTGFTVYSLGIHNSQDDFIRAAIEHKADAILVSSLGGHAEILVDGFRQRCEQANIGKIHLCLGGQLVIQEEPWKTTEKRFKQMGFDRVHKPFILPKDAIEHLMTDLNIRQETMDKQPSA